A single genomic interval of Heteronotia binoei isolate CCM8104 ecotype False Entrance Well chromosome 11, APGP_CSIRO_Hbin_v1, whole genome shotgun sequence harbors:
- the TMLHE gene encoding trimethyllysine dioxygenase, mitochondrial yields the protein MWGRQLLRLLSGSRCPPKKPSRRQLSQQLSLKQACLGSARQHHTAPESLNCAWQLQDDHLELKFRDTLMRFDYVWLRDHCRSASCYNTKTNQRSLDTASVDLCIRPKNIRVDDTTLFLTWPDGHVTRYGLEWLLRNSYEGQKQQVMHPRILWNAQIYQDAQVPSVDCQSFLETNEGLKEFLQNFILYGIAFVENVPPTKEDTEILAERISLIRETIYGRMWHFTSDFSRGDTAYTKLALDRHTDTTYFQEPCGIQVFHCLRHEGTGGRTLLVDGFYAAEQVLQQAPDDFRLLSRVPLKHEYIENVGGCHNHMIGVGPVLNVYPWNNELYLIRYNNYDRAVINTVPYDIVHRWYAAHRALTTELRRPENELWVKLKPGKALFVDNWRVLHGRESFTGYRQLCGCYLTRDDVLNTARFLGLKA from the exons aTGTGGGGCCGTCAGCTGCTGCGCCTGCTCTCTGGGTCCCGCTGCCCTCCAAAGAAACCTTCCAGGCGccagctgtcacagcagctgagCCTCAAGCAGGCCTGCCTGGGTTCAGCCCGTCAGCATCACACCGCCCCTGAATCGCTGAATTGTGCCTGGCAGCTGCAAGACGATCATTTAG AGCTGAAGTTCAGGGACACCCTGATGCGCTTCGACTATGTCTGGCTGCGCGACCACTGCCGCTCCGCCTCCTGCTACAACACCAAGACCAACCAGCGCAGCCTGGACACGGCCAGTGTGGATTTGTGCATCCGGCCAAAGAACATCCGGGTGGATGACACCACCCTCTTCCTCACCT GGCCAGATGGCCACGTGACCAGGTACGGGCTCGAATGGCTCCTGCGGAACAGCTACGAGGGGCAGAAGCAGCAGGTGATGCACCCCCGCATTCTCTGGAACGCACAGATCTACCAGGACGCCCAGGTGCCCTCTGTCGACTGCCAGAGCTTCCTGGAAACCAACGAGGGCCTGAAGGAGTTCCTGCAGAACTTCATCCTTTATGGGATTGCCTTTGTGGAAAACGTGCCCCCGACCAAAGAAGACACGGAGATCTTAGCAGAGAGGATCAGCTTGATTAG GGAGACGATCTACGGCAGGATGTGGCACTTTACCTCTGACTTTTCCCGGGGAGACACAgcctacaccaagctggctttggACCGCCACACAGACACCACCTACTTCCAGGAGCCCTGCGG CATCCAGGTGTTCCACTGTCTCCGGCACGAAGGGACGGGCGGCCGGACGCTGCTGGTGGACGGCTTCTACGCGGCAGAGCAAGTGCTGCAGCAGGCCCCCGACGACTTCAGGCTCCTCAGCCGGGTGCCGCTGAAGCACGAGTACATCGAGAACGTCGGGGGCTGCCACAACCACATGATCGGGGTGGGGCCCGTCTTGAATGTTTACCCTTGGAACAACGAGCTCTACCTGATCAG GTACAACAACTATGACCGCGCCGTAATCAACACCGTGCCTTATGACATTGTGCATCGCTGGTACGCCGCACACCGCGCTCTCACCACCGAACTGAGGAGGCCGGAGAACGAGCTTTGGGTCAAGTTGAAACCTGGCAAG GCCCTCTTTGTGGACAACTGGCGCGTGCTGCACGGCCGGGAGTCCTTCACGGGCTACCGCCAGCTCTGCGGCTGCTACCTGACGAGAGATGACGTCCTGAACACGGCCCGCTTCCTGGGGCTGAAAGCCTAG